A window from Bacteroidia bacterium encodes these proteins:
- a CDS encoding rhodanese-related sulfurtransferase, which translates to MQLHNKINKDVLKELLRKEAFKRRTLSFYRYVIIQNPVEMRDRLYLQWNKLSIFGRVYIAKEGINAQISVPEHHWDTFVEELYALEEFNQVPFKIAVEDDGKSFYKLIVRIKERIVADGLPENSYDVTNVGTHLDAENWNKAMETPGTVVVDMRNHYESEVGHFEGAILPDADTFKQELEMVTELLKGKESDKVLLYCTGGIRCEKASAYLRHQGFQDVNQLHGGIIAYAQQIKEKGLESKFHGKNFVFDERLGERITDEIISKCHQCGEPCDTHTNCANSDCHLLFIQCPQCAEKFQGCCTKECQNILNLPLEKQIALRKGKTKEHAHAVYKSRLRPKLLGQ; encoded by the coding sequence ATGCAACTTCACAACAAAATTAATAAGGATGTTTTAAAAGAGCTTCTCAGGAAAGAGGCTTTTAAACGTCGTACCCTTTCCTTTTACAGATATGTAATTATTCAAAATCCTGTTGAAATGCGAGATCGCTTATACCTTCAGTGGAATAAGTTAAGTATTTTTGGAAGGGTTTACATTGCAAAAGAAGGAATTAATGCCCAAATATCTGTACCTGAACATCATTGGGACACCTTTGTTGAGGAACTGTATGCACTAGAGGAATTCAACCAGGTTCCTTTTAAAATTGCAGTGGAAGATGATGGGAAATCATTCTATAAACTAATAGTCCGGATAAAAGAAAGAATCGTGGCAGATGGATTGCCGGAAAACAGCTACGATGTGACCAATGTAGGCACACACCTTGATGCAGAAAATTGGAATAAAGCAATGGAAACTCCGGGAACAGTAGTAGTTGATATGCGAAACCACTATGAAAGCGAGGTTGGACATTTTGAAGGTGCCATTTTACCGGATGCAGATACTTTTAAGCAAGAATTGGAAATGGTAACAGAATTGTTGAAAGGAAAGGAGTCTGATAAAGTATTGTTGTATTGTACCGGAGGAATTCGGTGTGAAAAAGCAAGTGCATATTTAAGACATCAGGGATTCCAGGATGTTAATCAATTGCATGGAGGAATTATAGCCTATGCTCAACAAATTAAAGAAAAAGGGTTAGAATCCAAATTCCATGGAAAAAACTTTGTATTTGATGAGCGATTGGGAGAACGAATAACTGATGAAATCATTAGCAAGTGTCATCAATGCGGAGAACCTTGCGACACGCATACAAACTGTGCCAATTCCGATTGCCACTTACTGTTTATTCAATGCCCCCAATGCGCTGAAAAATTCCAGGGTTGTTGCACAAAAGAATGTCAGAACATCTTGAACTTACCTTTAGAAAAGCAAATTGCTTTGCGCAAAGGAAAAACGAAAGAACATGCACATGCTGTTTACAAAAGCAGATTGAGGCCTAAATTATTGGGTCAATAA
- a CDS encoding DedA family protein, which produces MDLNQLIDFILHIDKHLFEIVQDYQNWTYGILFLIVFAETGLIVTPFLPGDSLLFAAGTLAGAGHLSPAILVLLLFIAAFIGDQTNYFVGNYIGPKVFDMNIRFLKKEYLIQTHEFYEKHGGKTVIIARFMPIIRTFAPFVAGVGSMTYKKFISFSILGNLLWINLFVWLGFLFGNLEFVKNNFSLFTLGIIGLSLMPMVIGIIKSKLGK; this is translated from the coding sequence ATTGACTTGAACCAGCTAATTGATTTTATACTTCACATAGATAAACATCTATTTGAAATTGTACAGGATTACCAAAATTGGACCTACGGAATATTGTTCCTAATTGTTTTTGCAGAAACAGGTTTGATTGTAACTCCATTTCTACCCGGAGATAGCTTGCTTTTTGCAGCAGGCACTTTGGCAGGGGCAGGACATTTAAGTCCGGCTATTCTGGTATTACTGCTCTTTATTGCTGCTTTTATCGGAGACCAAACCAATTATTTTGTTGGAAACTACATCGGACCTAAAGTGTTTGACATGAATATTCGCTTTTTAAAGAAGGAATACCTCATTCAAACCCACGAATTTTATGAAAAGCATGGAGGCAAAACGGTTATTATTGCTCGGTTCATGCCCATTATTCGCACTTTTGCGCCCTTTGTGGCCGGGGTGGGTAGTATGACCTATAAGAAATTTATCAGTTTTAGTATTTTGGGAAATCTACTCTGGATTAATCTCTTTGTTTGGCTAGGTTTCTTGTTTGGAAATCTGGAATTTGTTAAGAATAATTTTTCCTTGTTTACACTTGGAATTATTGGATTATCCCTAATGCCTATGGTAATTGGAATTATCAAATCTAAACTAGGCAAATAG
- a CDS encoding rhodanese-like domain-containing protein: MKELTAQELKTWMDEGKTFQLIDIREDYEREVSNIGGNHIPMGQVLSRTEEIDRDKEVVIYCRSGGRSGVIVQQLSTVLGLENLNNLKGGMQGWKASIDPTIEVA, from the coding sequence ATGAAAGAATTAACAGCCCAGGAATTAAAAACCTGGATGGACGAAGGAAAAACCTTTCAACTAATTGATATTCGGGAAGACTATGAACGAGAGGTTTCCAATATTGGAGGAAACCATATTCCTATGGGTCAGGTTTTGTCCAGAACAGAAGAAATAGACCGCGATAAAGAAGTCGTTATTTATTGTAGAAGCGGAGGAAGATCCGGTGTAATTGTTCAACAACTTTCCACCGTTTTAGGTTTGGAAAATCTTAATAATTTAAAAGGAGGAATGCAAGGTTGGAAAGCAAGCATTGATCCAACTATTGAAGTTGCCTAA
- a CDS encoding phosphosulfolactate synthase encodes MNFEFSHLPNRPGKPREVGLTMMMDKGISLRQAEDFISSSADYTDLIKLGFGTSYLTKNLKEKIKLYQEANLKVYLGGTLFEAFFVRNKFEDYMRLLDNLGLDTAEVSDGCIVVNHDKKCELISKLSKNYRVLSEVGSKEAGILIHPQRWKSMMLNELQAGSWKVIAEARESGNVGIYRPNGTAHVALVNRILEKIPQDKIIWEAPQKSQQVWFIKQIGANVNLGNIGVDEVIPLETLRLGLRGDTFFTFLPDEVKSNFAHQTN; translated from the coding sequence ATGAACTTTGAATTTTCACATTTGCCCAATCGCCCCGGCAAGCCAAGAGAAGTTGGATTAACCATGATGATGGATAAGGGGATTTCACTTCGTCAAGCAGAAGATTTCATTTCTTCTTCTGCAGACTACACGGATTTAATTAAGCTAGGTTTCGGAACTTCTTATTTGACAAAGAACCTGAAAGAAAAGATTAAACTATATCAGGAAGCTAATTTGAAGGTTTACTTAGGAGGTACACTATTTGAAGCCTTTTTTGTACGGAATAAATTTGAGGATTACATGCGTCTTTTGGACAACCTAGGTTTAGATACCGCAGAAGTATCCGATGGATGTATTGTTGTGAACCATGACAAAAAATGCGAGTTGATTTCCAAGCTATCTAAAAACTACCGGGTTTTATCGGAAGTTGGATCCAAAGAAGCGGGTATATTAATTCATCCACAACGTTGGAAAAGTATGATGTTAAACGAATTGCAAGCAGGTAGCTGGAAGGTAATTGCAGAGGCAAGAGAAAGTGGAAATGTTGGAATTTATCGTCCGAATGGTACTGCTCACGTTGCCTTGGTCAATCGCATATTGGAAAAGATTCCGCAAGATAAAATTATATGGGAAGCACCTCAGAAATCACAACAAGTTTGGTTTATTAAACAAATTGGTGCTAATGTCAATTTGGGGAATATTGGGGTAGATGAAGTTATTCCATTAGAAACCTTAAGGTTGGGATTAAGAGGAGATACCTTTTTTACCTTTTTACCTGACGAAGTAAAGAGTAACTTTGCACACCAAACTAATTAA
- a CDS encoding tetratricopeptide repeat protein — MEERGEGFNFEEAKKLTEKFEKAISAGVTGYFESDQLELIIDYCIEENKLATAAIAADRGLSQYPYSEFFLLRKAQLLAAESKYHPALEILAKIEAIDPTNADVLITKGTIYSQMGMNKNALQCFNQAVQVSENPDEVYMFIAFEYENLGSYEMALKNLKKAAEINLENDAVLFEIGFCFETLEKTTEAIEYFESVVDKHPYSMSGWYSLGLFLNKNLEYDKALEAYDFAIAIDDEFPSAHFNRGNTLANLFKFREAISSYHEALKLEDPDPITYFYIGECHEQLGEADKALSNYEKAIKLDERYADPWYGIAMILENQGRFHEAYHYIKKATELSSNSDYYYLQGDIEKALGYHEEAIESYRYVSNHDPELIDIWIDLSDLLFKQEERLEALEVITEGIKNHPDEAEFYYKMVAFLLELGMKQNAIEVFQTALELNYEKHESLFEFYPPAQMMSEIQDLIEMHKK, encoded by the coding sequence ATGGAGGAGCGCGGCGAAGGCTTCAATTTTGAGGAGGCCAAAAAACTAACAGAAAAGTTTGAAAAGGCTATTTCGGCTGGGGTTACCGGATATTTCGAATCTGACCAGTTGGAACTGATTATTGACTATTGTATTGAAGAAAACAAATTAGCTACTGCCGCAATAGCTGCTGATAGAGGTTTGTCCCAGTATCCCTATTCTGAGTTTTTCTTATTACGGAAAGCTCAGCTTTTGGCAGCAGAAAGCAAGTATCATCCTGCTTTGGAAATTTTAGCTAAAATTGAGGCGATTGACCCAACCAATGCAGATGTATTAATCACAAAAGGCACTATTTACAGTCAAATGGGCATGAACAAAAATGCCTTACAGTGTTTTAATCAAGCTGTTCAGGTCTCCGAAAATCCGGATGAGGTATACATGTTCATTGCCTTTGAATATGAGAACTTAGGTTCATATGAAATGGCTTTAAAAAATTTGAAAAAGGCAGCAGAAATAAATTTGGAAAACGATGCTGTTCTTTTTGAAATTGGTTTTTGCTTTGAAACATTAGAAAAAACAACAGAAGCCATAGAATACTTTGAATCGGTAGTGGATAAGCATCCTTATTCTATGTCGGGTTGGTATAGCTTAGGTCTGTTCTTAAACAAGAATTTGGAGTATGACAAGGCATTGGAAGCCTATGACTTCGCTATTGCAATCGATGACGAATTTCCATCTGCTCATTTTAACAGAGGAAATACCCTAGCCAATTTATTTAAATTCAGAGAGGCTATTTCAAGTTACCACGAAGCATTAAAACTGGAAGACCCCGACCCTATTACCTATTTTTATATTGGGGAGTGCCATGAACAATTAGGCGAAGCTGACAAGGCTTTATCTAATTATGAAAAAGCTATTAAGCTAGACGAGCGTTATGCAGATCCCTGGTATGGTATTGCAATGATTTTAGAAAATCAAGGCAGATTTCACGAAGCGTATCATTATATTAAAAAAGCCACGGAATTATCTTCCAATTCGGATTATTATTACTTGCAGGGTGATATTGAAAAAGCACTGGGGTACCATGAAGAGGCTATCGAAAGTTATCGCTATGTTTCTAACCACGACCCTGAATTAATTGATATTTGGATTGACTTATCGGATCTACTTTTTAAACAAGAGGAAAGATTAGAAGCCTTAGAAGTAATTACAGAAGGAATTAAAAATCATCCTGACGAAGCAGAATTCTACTATAAAATGGTAGCTTTTCTTTTGGAATTAGGGATGAAACAAAACGCGATTGAAGTATTTCAAACTGCGTTGGAGCTCAACTACGAAAAGCATGAAAGTCTTTTCGAGTTCTATCCTCCCGCTCAAATGATGTCTGAAATACAGGATTTAATCGAAATGCACAAAAAATGA
- a CDS encoding enoyl-CoA hydratase/isomerase family protein → MNYATLEKQGEFAIVWLDQEGEKVNKVSPELIQAFDGIFSQIDADSSIKAVILASKKKDFIAGADIEMFQKVTKKGDFEPITRRGHASLSKLEKSKKPIIAAIHGSCMGAGLEIALACHGRVVADEGTVLALPEIKLGLLPGGGGTQRLPRLIGIQKALDIMLTGKNVYGKQAYKMGLADRVTNKAQLVEAAKYLAKDILSGKFERKRKITALEWALEGNPLGRSVLFKKAKEMTLRQTRGNYPAAERILECVEIGMNQGIEKGYDAEAIKFEELILTNVSRQLINIFFAMTEMKKNPWKELVRPVRTLGMLGAGFMGAGIAEVSAAKGVNVLLKDLKEEAVAKGKKTIWDNYAKKVKRKAMTLPEAEAVINRVSGTTTYDNFDKVDVIIEAVLEDLDLKKKVVKEVEDMVRPDCIFASNTSALPIKAIAEASQRPELVIGMHYFSPVPKMPLLEIIVTDKTADWVTATCLDLGIKQGKTCIVVKDGPGFYTTRILSPFLNEALLLLEEGADALQLDEVMKDYGFPVGPITLMDEVGIDVGAHIYKGKMTQEFIQSRQGAKITDAMVRMYEGGFHGRKNKKGFYVYDEKGKKVRGKINSEAYRFFGGENRKKMDKTEIQQRMGMIMMNEAAMCLQEGILLSARDGDIGAVFGLGFPPFSGGPFRMMDFLGLKNVEGIMKELSSKHGARFTPAPIISELAKDSKTFHIS, encoded by the coding sequence ATGAACTACGCTACCTTAGAAAAGCAAGGAGAATTCGCCATTGTTTGGTTAGACCAAGAAGGAGAAAAAGTAAACAAAGTTTCACCAGAGCTCATTCAAGCCTTTGATGGCATTTTTAGCCAAATTGACGCCGATAGCTCTATCAAGGCGGTTATATTGGCCAGTAAGAAAAAGGATTTCATTGCCGGTGCGGATATTGAAATGTTTCAAAAGGTTACCAAAAAGGGAGATTTTGAACCAATAACAAGGAGAGGACATGCCTCCTTATCTAAACTAGAGAAGAGTAAAAAACCAATCATAGCAGCCATTCATGGATCGTGCATGGGTGCGGGACTGGAAATTGCATTAGCTTGCCATGGAAGGGTTGTTGCAGATGAAGGAACTGTATTAGCTTTACCTGAAATTAAATTAGGTTTATTGCCTGGCGGTGGAGGAACCCAACGATTGCCAAGGTTAATTGGAATCCAGAAAGCATTGGATATTATGCTAACCGGCAAAAATGTTTATGGCAAGCAGGCCTATAAAATGGGATTAGCAGATAGGGTAACCAATAAGGCCCAACTAGTTGAAGCGGCCAAGTATTTAGCAAAAGATATTTTAAGTGGAAAATTTGAGCGTAAGAGAAAAATAACCGCATTGGAATGGGCATTGGAAGGAAACCCATTGGGAAGAAGTGTTTTATTCAAAAAGGCAAAGGAAATGACCTTGAGACAAACAAGGGGAAATTATCCTGCAGCGGAACGAATTTTAGAATGTGTTGAAATTGGAATGAACCAAGGTATAGAGAAAGGTTACGATGCTGAAGCTATTAAATTTGAGGAATTGATATTAACGAATGTTAGCCGTCAGCTAATCAATATATTCTTTGCAATGACGGAAATGAAGAAAAACCCATGGAAGGAACTTGTTAGACCGGTGCGTACCCTGGGAATGTTAGGAGCAGGCTTTATGGGTGCAGGAATAGCAGAAGTATCGGCAGCAAAGGGCGTTAATGTATTACTGAAAGATTTAAAGGAAGAAGCTGTTGCTAAAGGGAAGAAGACCATTTGGGATAATTATGCAAAAAAAGTAAAGAGAAAAGCAATGACCTTACCTGAAGCAGAAGCTGTAATTAACAGGGTAAGCGGAACCACCACCTACGACAATTTCGACAAGGTGGATGTAATTATTGAAGCGGTTTTAGAGGATTTAGATTTAAAAAAGAAAGTAGTAAAGGAAGTGGAAGATATGGTTCGTCCAGACTGTATTTTTGCTTCAAACACATCTGCCTTGCCAATTAAAGCCATTGCAGAAGCAAGCCAAAGACCTGAATTAGTTATTGGTATGCATTATTTCTCACCTGTTCCCAAAATGCCATTGCTTGAAATTATAGTGACGGACAAAACAGCAGATTGGGTAACAGCTACTTGTTTGGATTTAGGAATTAAACAAGGAAAAACATGCATTGTAGTAAAGGATGGACCCGGCTTTTACACCACCCGAATTTTAAGTCCGTTTTTAAATGAAGCCTTGTTATTATTGGAAGAAGGTGCAGACGCATTGCAATTAGATGAAGTGATGAAAGATTATGGTTTCCCTGTTGGACCTATAACTTTAATGGACGAAGTTGGAATCGATGTGGGGGCACACATTTATAAAGGCAAAATGACCCAGGAGTTTATTCAATCCAGACAAGGTGCTAAAATCACTGATGCTATGGTGCGAATGTATGAGGGAGGCTTTCATGGAAGAAAGAATAAAAAGGGTTTTTATGTGTATGATGAAAAGGGTAAAAAAGTGCGTGGAAAAATAAATTCAGAAGCCTACCGGTTTTTCGGAGGTGAAAACCGCAAAAAAATGGACAAAACTGAAATTCAGCAACGAATGGGAATGATTATGATGAACGAGGCTGCCATGTGTTTGCAGGAAGGAATTCTTTTATCGGCTAGAGACGGAGATATTGGGGCAGTGTTTGGATTGGGATTTCCTCCATTTAGTGGTGGACCATTCCGAATGATGGACTTCCTAGGATTAAAAAATGTAGAAGGAATTATGAAGGAATTATCATCAAAACACGGCGCAAGGTTTACCCCAGCGCCTATTATTAGTGAATTAGCAAAGGATTCCAAGACTTTTCATATTAGTTAA
- the murQ gene encoding N-acetylmuramic acid 6-phosphate etherase encodes MTFSKITEQASNHQDLEKKTVEELLLGINGEDKKVADSVEKSIPQIKVLVEQVVERMKKGGRLFYIGAGTSGRLGVVDASECPPTFGVEQGVVVGLIAGGDAAIRKAVEFAEDSLTQGWQDLQEFMINDLDSVIGIAASGTTPYVIAALVECNNNGILTGCITCNPGSPVATVARYPVEVAVGPEFVTGSTRMKSGTAQKMVLNMISTTAMIQLGKVKGNRMVDMQLSNNKLVDRGTLMVMNELGVDYALAQSLLLQFGSVRKALVGYKDQ; translated from the coding sequence ATGACTTTTTCAAAAATTACCGAACAGGCATCCAATCACCAAGACCTGGAAAAGAAAACTGTTGAGGAACTGCTTCTTGGCATTAACGGGGAAGATAAAAAAGTTGCGGATTCAGTTGAAAAGTCAATCCCTCAAATAAAGGTGTTGGTGGAGCAAGTTGTTGAAAGAATGAAAAAAGGTGGACGTTTGTTTTATATCGGTGCCGGTACAAGCGGTCGACTAGGCGTAGTTGATGCTTCAGAATGTCCTCCAACCTTTGGAGTTGAACAAGGTGTTGTGGTAGGGTTAATTGCAGGCGGTGATGCAGCTATTCGAAAAGCGGTAGAGTTTGCCGAAGATTCGCTTACCCAAGGCTGGCAAGATTTGCAAGAGTTTATGATAAATGATCTGGATTCCGTTATAGGTATTGCCGCCTCCGGAACAACTCCTTATGTAATTGCAGCCCTAGTTGAATGTAATAATAATGGAATCCTCACGGGGTGTATTACCTGTAATCCGGGAAGCCCGGTTGCGACAGTAGCTCGATATCCGGTTGAAGTTGCCGTTGGTCCTGAATTCGTTACCGGTAGCACCCGAATGAAAAGTGGAACAGCACAAAAAATGGTACTAAATATGATTTCCACCACCGCTATGATTCAATTAGGTAAGGTGAAAGGGAATCGAATGGTTGATATGCAATTAAGCAATAATAAATTGGTTGATCGAGGTACTTTAATGGTTATGAATGAGTTAGGTGTTGATTATGCCTTGGCTCAATCTCTATTACTTCAATTTGGCAGTGTACGTAAGGCCTTGGTTGGCTATAAAGACCAATAA
- a CDS encoding T9SS type A sorting domain-containing protein, which produces MKKFILLSFLVILSIQSFSAIWRTYNTQNSGLPANEVIAVEFDTDGTLWIGTIYGGAAHFYPWLNLWVQYTDTNSLMPDKEVRAIAIANGGTKWFGTKKGLVKMVGDELTVYTKSNSLLPSNKVNIIRKDDNGFIWVGTNGGLVKINGDVWQTYTPVNSSLPDSIVTSIDFKDNNLWIGTFNKGLAKFSNNTWEVFNQSSGDFQSNQVFSLGFSGSTPLVRMAEGVYKYEGGAWDTLPGFFGLPNFYNRRIIEDNSGNLWFDKFYVSIDSVFNLDTLPDLDTVIFSNNYSLSQYNNGLFLNEFTFNNSGLLTNKVYSIFIDKGSNTLFIGTENGNLTLYNPAGITIGTEELSAVKEHVYPNPSNSIIHFAKNTETLTISDISGNVIFRGNDNTVDVSAFNNGIYLVQWTANGKVYSEKFVKN; this is translated from the coding sequence ATGAAGAAATTTATACTCCTTAGTTTCCTTGTAATTCTTTCAATACAGTCTTTTTCCGCCATTTGGAGGACTTACAATACCCAAAATTCAGGTTTGCCGGCCAATGAAGTGATTGCCGTTGAATTTGATACCGATGGAACTCTTTGGATTGGTACCATTTATGGCGGTGCCGCTCATTTTTATCCCTGGCTTAACCTTTGGGTTCAATATACCGATACCAACTCGCTCATGCCGGATAAGGAGGTAAGGGCTATTGCCATTGCCAATGGTGGCACCAAATGGTTTGGTACCAAAAAGGGCCTGGTTAAAATGGTAGGTGATGAATTAACTGTTTATACAAAATCCAATAGTTTGCTGCCTAGCAATAAGGTCAATATTATTCGTAAAGATGATAATGGTTTTATTTGGGTAGGCACCAATGGTGGACTGGTTAAGATTAATGGTGATGTTTGGCAAACTTACACTCCGGTCAACTCTTCTTTGCCCGATAGTATTGTAACTTCCATTGATTTCAAAGATAACAATTTATGGATCGGAACATTTAACAAAGGATTAGCTAAGTTCAGTAACAATACATGGGAAGTATTTAACCAATCTTCCGGTGATTTTCAAAGTAATCAGGTTTTTTCCCTGGGTTTTTCTGGTTCAACACCACTTGTTCGCATGGCCGAAGGTGTTTATAAATACGAAGGCGGAGCATGGGATACCTTACCCGGTTTCTTTGGATTGCCTAATTTTTACAACAGACGTATCATCGAAGATAATTCCGGTAACCTATGGTTTGATAAATTTTATGTTTCTATCGATTCGGTATTTAACCTGGATACCTTACCCGATTTAGATACAGTAATTTTTTCCAATAACTATAGTCTTTCTCAATATAACAATGGGCTATTTTTAAATGAGTTTACCTTTAATAATTCCGGTCTTCTAACTAATAAAGTCTATAGCATCTTTATAGATAAAGGTAGCAATACCTTGTTTATCGGTACTGAAAATGGAAACCTTACTCTTTACAATCCTGCCGGAATTACCATTGGTACCGAAGAACTGAGTGCTGTGAAAGAACATGTATATCCCAATCCAAGCAATTCTATTATACATTTTGCAAAGAATACCGAGACATTGACTATATCAGATATTTCCGGGAATGTAATTTTCAGAGGAAATGATAATACAGTGGATGTATCAGCTTTCAACAATGGGATATATTTGGTGCAGTGGACCGCTAACGGGAAAGTGTACTCAGAGAAATTTGTAAAAAACTAA
- a CDS encoding DUF2304 domain-containing protein, translated as MGRIQLIAIAVSLSFLIYISRLIVKGKLREEYAFVWIVCTIVLILFSLWRKGLDVVSHWLGIYDPPNMVFTGAIFAILIYLLHLSITVSKLTRQNKTLAQELALMKQEQQAKAQQGESSN; from the coding sequence ATGGGTCGAATCCAGCTTATTGCCATTGCAGTTAGTCTGAGTTTCTTAATCTACATCAGCAGATTAATTGTTAAAGGTAAATTGCGCGAAGAGTATGCTTTCGTGTGGATAGTTTGTACAATTGTTCTCATCCTTTTTTCTCTTTGGCGAAAGGGTTTGGATGTGGTAAGTCATTGGTTGGGCATTTATGATCCGCCCAATATGGTATTTACCGGGGCTATTTTTGCCATTCTTATTTATTTGCTTCACCTTTCAATTACTGTCTCTAAGCTCACCAGGCAGAATAAAACCCTGGCCCAGGAATTGGCATTAATGAAGCAGGAACAACAAGCCAAAGCCCAGCAAGGTGAAAGCAGCAATTGA